A segment of the Chitinivorax sp. PXF-14 genome:
AATCAGCTCGAAGCCCTGCTGCACGATCTGCACATCGCCCATCTGCGCGATTCGGCGGCGGTCAGCCTGTCCGGTGGCGAACGCAGGCGCGTCGAGATCGCGCGGGCGCTGGCGAGCAACCCGCGCTTCATCCTGCTGGATGAGCCGTTTGCTGGCGTCGACCCGATCGCGGTGCTCGATATCCAGAAAATCATCCGCTTTCTCAAATCGCGCGGCATCGGTGTGCTGATCACCGACCACAATGTGCGTGAGACGCTCGGCATTTGCGATCGCGCGTACATTATTAACGATGGGTCGGTGCTTGCCGCGGGTAAGCCGGATGAAATTGTTTATAATGAATGTGTGAGGAAAGTTTACCTGGGCGAGCACTTCAGGCTCTAGATCGCGCAAGCTACGCACGGGGCGGGCCCCGAACCGCACCGTCGACAATATGAAGCAATCTCTACAACTCAAACTCTCCCAACATCTCGCATTGACGCCGCAGTTGCAGCAGTCGATCAAGCTGTTGCAACTGTCCACGCTGGACCTGAACCAGGAGATCGAGCGTTTCCTGCAGGAAAACCCGATGCTGGAGCGCGCCGACGAGCCAGGCAGCGCGCCTGACATGCCGTCGCCGCAGGAGTTTTCGAGCGAGGGCGCATCGCAGCCGAGCGACACGCCGGCAGAAGAACCACAAGGCAGCAATGAAGATTTCTCGTCCGATGACTGGGGTGAGCCGAGCTACGCCAGCGCACCACGCGACGACGACGATGACAGCGACTACCAGCAGCAGACGGCCGATGTGCCGACGCTGCGCGAATATCTGGAAGACCAGCTGCGCCTGATGCAGCTCGAGACCCGCGACCGGGCCCTGGTGTCGGTGTTGATCGACAACCTCGACGAGGGTGGCTTCCTGCCTGTGCCGCTCGAAGAGATTCTGGAGACCTTGCCGGAAGAACTGGAAGTCGAGCTCGACGAGCTGCGCATCGCGCTGCATCATCTGCAGAACCTCGAGCCTGTCGGCATCGGCGCGCGCAGCATTGCTGAATGCCTGGTGCTGCAGTTGTCCGGCATGCCGAACACGCCCTCGGTTCGCACCGCACTGCAGATTGCGGAGAAGCATCTCGACCTGCTGGCGAGCAAGGATTACACCCGTCTCAAGAAGTTACTCGGGTGCGACGATGCTGCGCTGAAAGACGCCCAGACCATCATCCGAAACCTGAACCCGCGCCCCGGCGCCGAGTTTGCGCAGAGCGAGAACCGCTACATCGTGCCCGATGTCGTGGTGAAGCAGGTCAAGGGCATCTGGACGGCCAGCCTGAACGGTGCCGCCATGCCCAAGCTCAAGATCAACCGCATGTACGCCAATATCCTGCAGCAGCACCGAGATAATGGCGGCTCGCAACTCGCCATGCAGTTGCAGGAGGCCAAGTGGCTGATCAAGAATGTGGAGCAGCGCTTCGACACCATCCTGCGCGTGGCGCAGGCCATCGTCGATCGGCAGTACCGCTTCTTCGAGCATGGTGAAGTTGCCATGCGGCCCTTGGTGCTGCGCGACATTGCCGAGGCGCTGGATCTGCATGAGTCGACGATTTCGCGCGTCACCACGCAGAAGTTCATGCTCACACCGCGCGGCATTTTTGAACTAAAGTATTTTTTTGGCAGTCATGTAGAGACGGACGCTGGCGGCGAATGCTCCGCCATTGCGATCAAGGCGCTCATCAAACAGCTGGTGGGCGGAGAAGACCAGAAAAAGCCGTTATCAGACAGTGTCATATCCGATTTGCTGGCCAAGCAGGGCATCGTCGTCGCCAGACGCACGATTGCCAAGTACCGCGAAGCCATGCAGATCCCCCCGGTTAACCAGCGCAAGTCCCTGTAACGAAGTAAGGAGAACCTTATGAATCTCAACCTCAGTGGGCATCACCTGGAAATCACGCCAGCCATTCGTGACTATGTGATTTCGAAGCTGGACCGTGTCACCCGGCATTTCGATCATGTCATCGACGTGAACGTCGTGCTGTCGGTCGACAAGCTGCAACAGAAGATTGATGTCAATGTCCACCTGCGAGGAAAAGACATACACGTCGAGGCCACCGATGAAGACATGTATGCTGCCATCGACGCCTTGGCTGACAAGCTGGATCGCCAAGTATTGAAATACAAGGAGAAGTTCCAAGAACGCCGACACGATGGCGGTATCAAGCATCAGCAATTGGGTGAGATGGCCGAAGAGGAATAATCGGTCGAGTCCCCGGTGGTCGTCGCGCCGATGGCGCCGCGCGGCCGCCCAGAGTGGGTAGCAAAGACGTATCGACCAATATGGGCTGTGCTGGATGAGAGGGGCGTTCCGCGCCCCTCTTTTTACTTGTTATGTTCGTCTGGCGTGAGGGCGGGCGTCGCAAGCACGCCACAGCTGCCCGCTCAATACGATGCCTGGCTGGCGCCATGGTGGCAGCGCAGGGCTTAGCGGGCTAGAATTGCCAATATTTGCTGAATTTGGGGCGCCGTGTAGCGGCGTCGTGTATGAGTCTTCTGATCAAGAAAATTCTGCCAGCCGAGAACGTATTCTTCGATCTCGACGTGGCAAGCAAGAAGCGGGTATTCGAACAAGTCGGCCTGCTGTTTGAAAACAACAACAATATCGGCCGCAGCACGGTATTCGATGCGCTGTTTGCGCGTGAGAAACTGGGCTCCACCGGGCTTGGGCACGGCGTGGCTGTGCCACACGGTCGCGTCAAGGGGCTCAAGGAGGCGATCGGCGCCTTCGTCAAACTCAAGCAGGCGATTCCATTCGATGCCCCCGACGGCAAACCGGTGGGTCTGCTGTTTGTCTGGCTGGTGCCGGAAACCGCAACGGATTTGCACCTGCAGCTGTTGTCCGAGCTGGCCGATATGTTCAGCCACAAGCTGTTCCGCGAAAAACTCGAGCAGGCAACCGACGCCGCCGAAGCGCATCGCCTGATCATGGGCTGGGAGCCGTATGCCCCAAATTAGCGTTCAGCAGCTCTACGACGACAACGCCAAGAAGATGCAGCTTACCTGGGTCGCCGGCACGGCCGGGGCCGGTAATCTGCTGACCAACGATATCGTGCAGAAGCCGACGCTGGCGCTGGTCGGGCACCTCAATTTCGTTCACCCGAACCGGGTGCAGGTGCTCGGTGTAGCGGAGATGGACTATCTGCGCGCGTTGGATGGCAACGTGCTGCGTACCTCGATCGAGCATCTGTTCTCGAACCAGATGGCGGCCATGATCGTGGCCAATGGAGAGAGGGTGCCGCAGGTCCTGGTGGATGCCTGCGAGTCGGCATCGGTGCCGCTGTTCAGCTCGCCGGAGAAGAGCCCCTACCTGATGGACGTGCTGCGCTTCTATCTATCGAAGGCGCTGGCAGTGTCCACGGTCTTGCATGGCGTGTTCCTCGACGTGCTGGAGGTGGGGGTGCTGATTACCGGTGACTCGGCCATGGGCAAGTCGGAGCTGGCGCTGGAGCTGATCTCGCGCGGCCACGGGCTGGTTGCCGACGACGCGGTGGAGGTGTTCCGCGTCGCACCGGAAATACTCGAAGGGCGCTGCCCGCCGATGCTGCGTGACTTCCTCGAAGTGCGCGGTCTGGGCATCCTCAACATCAAGGCGATCTTCGGTGAAACGGCGGTGCGCCCGAAAAAGACGCTGAAGTTGATCATCCACCTGCAGAAGGCCAACCCTGAAAACATGGTGATGCTCGACCGGCTGGCTTCGCACGAAGCCACGCAGGATGTGCTCGGCGTACCGGTGCGCCGCGTCATGCTGCCGGTGGCCGCGGGCCGCAACCTGGCGGTATTGGTGGAGGCGGCGGTACGCAACTACATCCTGCAGCTGCGTGGGCTCGACAGCACCAAGGAATTCATCGAACGGCAGCAACGCTATATGGAATCGGGCGAAGGCATGAACTAGACCGGGCCATGTGTGCCTAAACCTGTTGTGCGGCCCGACACTGAATGATTCTCAAGGAAAATACGCGATGCAGTTGATTCTGATTACTGGCCTCTCGGGGTCCGGCAAGAGCGTGGCGCTCAAGATGCTGGAGGACAGCGGCTATTACTGTATCGACAATCTGCCGACGGTTTTCCTGCCGGACATTGCCAGCTACCTGTGTACCGAAGGCAACGAGAAGATCGCCATCAGCGTGGATGTACGCGGAGGGCCGAGCATTGATGCGCTGCCCCAGCAGCTCGATGCTCTGCGGGCGCAGGGGGTCGATGTGCGCCTGCTCTTCCTTGAAGCCAAGCAGGACGCGTTGGTCAAGCGCTTCTCGGAAACCCGTCGCCGTCATCCTCTTGCCATCTCGACCCTGACCGTCACCGAAGCGATCAGCCTGGAGCGCGAGATGCTGGCTAGGGTGGGCGATCTCGGCCATCGTATCGATACCTCCGACCTCAATGCCAATGCGCTGCGCAACTGGGTGAAGACCTTCGTCGAGCTCGATCAATCCCGCGTGACCCTGATCGTCGAGTCGTTCGGCTTCAAGCATGGCATTCCGCTCGATGCCGACTTGGTGTTCGACGTACGCTGCCTGCCCAACCCGCATTACGACCCGGTGCTGAGGCCGTTGACCGGGCGCGATCAACCGGTGATCGACTTCCTGCTGGCGCATGAAGAGGTCGAGGCGATGTATCTGGACATCGAAACTTATGTCGCACGCTGGTTGCCATGTTTCATCAAGGACAACCGCAGCTACCTGACGGTTGCCATCGGTTGCACCGGTGGCCAGCATCGCTCGGTCTATATGGCCGAGCGCTTGAGCAAGCGCTTTGCGGGCGAACAGCAGGTCATGGTGCGGCATCGCGAGCTGCCCTGATGGCTGGCGCAGCCTTGGGGAGCGGCCGCAGAGCGCTGCTGAGCGTGGACAGGCTCTGCCTAGCCTTGCTGTTGTTCGTGTGCCCAGACATGGTGGCCGCGGCGGACTGGCTGGCGATGCGCACCACGGCCGATACCCATCTGCACAGCCTGGACAAATCCCGGCTGCTGATTGATGGTGAAGAAATCACCTATTGGCGCCGTGTGGTGTTTACACAGCCGCAATTGAGCCGCCACGGTCAGGCGGGGTCCGCACTGTTCTACGAACGCCTCGATTGCGCGCGTCACACGCTGCAGATGAAAAACTGGCTGCTGTACGATCAGGCCGGGAAGCTGATTGACCAGGCTGCTGAGCCTGACCGGGAGCCCAGTCCCATCGTGCCGGATTCCCTGGCCGACAGCCTGGAACAAACCCTGTGCCGCATGATCGGCTCGAAACGCCCGGTACCGGGCATGGACAGCGCCGGCCAGCCCTCGGTACAGGTCGGCAGCAATGGAAGACAGCCGGAGGCGGGCCCGGCTGGCGAGCCTGTTCCCACTCCCCGTTAGAGGACGCCATGCTCGATTGCTATGAACAACTGCTCGCCCAGCCCCCGCGGGTCGAGCGGGCCGACGGCAAGACTGTCACGCTTGCGCTGACCGGCGCGTCCGGTATGCCCTATGGCATGCGCCTGCTGCAGTGCCTGCTGGCAAGTGGTGCCAGGGTCTGGCTGCTGTATTCGCAGGTGGCACAGATCGTTGCCAAGCAGGAAATGGACTGGTTGTTGCCGTCACGTGCCGCGGATGTCGAGCAGGCTCTGGCGATGCGTTTCGAGGCGGCCCCGGGACAATTGAAGGTATTTGGGCGTGAGGAATGGTTTGCGCCCGTCGCCTCAGGTTCGCACCCTGCCGATGCAATGGTGGTTTGCCCCTGCACGATGGGTACGCTGGCGGCGATCGCGCACGGCATGAGCGATAACCTGATCGAGCGGGCGGCCGATGTCATGCTGAAGGAACGCAAGCCACTGGTGCTGGTCCCGCGCGAGACACCGTTCTCGGTCATCCATCTGGACAATATGGCGTTGCTGGCGCGAGCCGGGGCCACGATCCTGCCTCCAAATCCCGGTTTTTACACGCACCCGCAGGCCGTGGGTGATCTCATCGACTTCGTGGTATCGCGGATACTCGATCAAATTGGTATCGGCAATGCGCTGATCAAGCGCTGGGGCGGTCTGGAGGATGCCCCTGCATTCGAATGCTGAAGCCCGTGCTGCGGTGTCAGTTGACGGTTTGTGGGGCCAGCTCGTTGTCGATGAACTCGACGGCGATGGTCTGGGGGGGGGGGGTGATCAGATTGGTGACTTGGGTGTAGTCGAGCCCGTAGAACTCGCGGATTGCCTGTAGCAGCGTGACCGGGTTGTGGCGCGTGTGTTCGTCGATCTGGCCAATCACCCAGCGTGCGTTCTGGAAGGCTTCGTCCTGCTGCAGGTTGCTGAGGAACATGCGGTTGCTGCGAACGAAGCCGGATGCCTCCATGACGGCACTGATGCGGTGCCAGTACTGGCTGCAGAGTTCATTCCCATATCGTTCGTAATCAAGGTTGATCACGATGGCTGTATTCATGCTTGGCTATTCGTGGCTATCGGCCTGATTATTTATAGCACAAATGTCTGACAGTGTTACAGATGGTCGTGCGCAGGCAGGATTATATTTTTTGTCGCGCATGGCCAAGCTGCCGGGCCCGGTGGCGATTTCCATGTGAGGTGAGCTGTGGCGCCCTGTCAGCCGTGCTTGCGGCTTTCTCGATATCCTTGCTTGAACGCATGAATCGCCGCCGCAGAGAGGTTGGCGCTGGCAAAGTGGCTGACCTGGCGCGAAGCCTTCGAGAGCGATGTGTAGGCGCAGGAGCCGGCGATCACCGCCGAGCGCACCGGCGTCAGACTGCCTGCGGCGGCGGGTAGGGCGGCGGCGAGCTGGCTCAGCATGGTAATGAAGTTGTCGCGGGCATCGCCGACAACCTTATCGGACCAGCTGGCCCATAGCTGCTGCGTATGCATGGCACTCAGATAGAGGTCGCGTGTCGTGTTCAGGCCGTGCTCGACCTGTTCCTGCCACGGCTCGTGCTCCGGGTCATGGCCTAGCCAGCAGTCCATCAACTGGCGATAGGGGGCGGACTGCAGCAAATGGGTTGGGACGATTTGCGTGTCAAATTGCGCCATCTTGTACCTGCGCGGGTCTGGTCGATCGGCTTGCCCTGGCATTGGCGTGAGGCTTGTGCTCTTGCCTTTGCCGGGCGGTTTGTCACTGATTCTAAAGTAAATATAATTTCGCTTCTAGTCGCCCGGCCGACGTGGGCTGGGGCGCAGGCATTCACTCAGCGTCATCAACATGGCCGCCGTGGCGCCCCAGATGAAGTGTTCGCCATAGGGCACGGCCAGGTAGCTGCCGCTGCGTTCACCAATCTGGTAAGGGTGGCGCTGGTAGTTGAGTGGGTCGAGCAGATGGGCGAGAGGGACTTCGAATGCCTGCTCGACCTCGTTGACGTCGAGCTGCAATGAAAACCCCGGGCGCACCAGCCCGACCACCGGCGTCACCCGAAAACCGGTGATGGTGATGTACTCCGGCAGCCGTCCGGCAAGCATGACATGCGCGCGCGGCAGGCCGACCTCTTCTTCCGCCTCGCGCAACGCCGTGGCTTCCGGGCTCGGGTCATGAGGCTCCGCGCGGCCGCCGGGGAAGCTGATCTGCCCGGCATGCTTGCTCAGGTGATGGGTGCGCTGGGTCAGCAGAATGGTTGGGCCGCTATCGTGAAAGACGATGGGGGCAAGCACGGCCGCCGGGGTCAGCGGGCCTTCGGGGAGTTCCGGGCGGTCACCCCGGTGCATCGGCGGCAAGGGCGCGGCCAGCCGCTCGCGCAGCCACTGCAGGGTTTCGTCGAAAGTCATGGTGATGCTTGGCGGGCCCGCTCCGCTATGGGGATGAATTCATTCTAGCACTGCGGGCGGGGCGTCGCGTCAGGCTTTGGGGAGCTGGAAGTCGCGCACATGGGCGAGCAGGCGCAGGGTCAGCCCCAGCGCCGCAAGGGTATAGATTGACACGTGGCTGACGGCGTCGAGGCGCGACAACGCAAACAACCCCGCCGCGACGAGGATGGCGACGCTGCCGTAGAAGTCCTTGTGCAGGATGAAAGGGACGTCGTTGACCAGCATGTCGCGGATCAGGCCGCCCCCCACCGCGGTCATGAAACCGATGAATACCACGCCGAACAGCCCAAGGCCGCTGTCGAGCGCCAGTTGCGCTCCGGTCAGGCTGAAGGCGACCAGCCCTGCCGAATCCGCCACGATGAACAGCCTGGATAGCCAGACGTGGCTGCGGCGGTGCAGCTGTACCACCCAGGCCACACCCAGCGTACCGAAAATGGCCCACAGAGGCCGGCTGTCGAGGAAGATGCGGGGCAGGTGGTTGAGCGTGACATCGCGCACGATGCCGCCGCCAATCGCGGTCAGCAACGCGAGGATGACGATGCCCAGCAGGTCGAAACGCTTGCGCACGCCGATCAGATAGCCGCTGACGGTGAATGCGATGGTGCCGACGACGGACAGCAGTTCCACGGGATGGCTGGCTCAGGCTGCCGGCAGGCGGGGCGGCCAGGGGTAGGCCGGGCCGACCGCGCAGAGCCGCTGGACGACCGCCGCGTGAGGTGTGTCGACCACGCCTTGCGCGAACGACACGACCGTCAGGGACGGCACAAACGCCGTCAGCAATTCGTTGGGATGCAGCAGGAAATCCGGGTTGCGCGGGCGGCCGAATTGCTCGTTGCCCCGGGCGAAGGTTTCGTAGAGCAGCACCCCATCCTCCGCCAACGCGCCCAGCAGGTGGGCAAACAGCGGGCGATGCAGGTAATGGCTGACCAGAATGGCGTCGAAACGCTGGCCAGCCAGTGGCCACGGCGCCCCTTCGAGGTCGGCCGTGAGCGTGGTGATGCCCGGCGTGCCGGCCAGCGTCGCTAGCGCCTGCGGGTCCCGGTCCACCGCCAGCACCGGGTGACCAAGCGCCGTCAGTGCGCGGGCGTGGCGCCCATAGCCGCATGCCAGATCGAGCACGTGGCCGCCGGCACGAATCAGGCCGAAATGGCCGGCGAGCCACGGCGATGGCCGGGACGCCTGCGGGTTGGAGGTGGGAAAACGCTCGTCCATGGCGGCTCAGATCGCGACGTTGACGAGCGTCGGGCGCAGGATGTCCAGCACCACCCTGGGGTCGAGGCCGACCAGGTAGCCGCGCTTGCCGCCGTTGATGTAGATGCGCGGCAGCTCGGCGATTGTCTGCTCCATATACACCGGCATCGCCTTGCGCGTGCCGAAGGGCGAGGTGCCGCCGACTATGTAGCCCGAGTGCTTGTTGGCGGTATCGGGCGTGCAGGGCACGATGGTTTTCACGCCGATCAGGCGCGCGAGATTCTTGGTCGAGACTTCGCGGTCGCCATGCATCAGCACCACCAGCGGCCGCTTGGCGTCGTCCTCCATGACCAGCGTCTTGACCACGGCGTGCTCATCGACACCGAGCTCGCGTGCGCTGACCGTGGTGCCGCCATGCTCCTCGTATTCGTAGAGATGGTCGGTAAACGCCGCCTTGTGCTGGCGCAGCACGCGCACGGCGGCGGTGACGGGAACCTTGTCCTGCGACATGTGGCCGGCCCTTACTGGCGACGCCAGGTGGTGCCCTGCGAGCCGTCTTCGAGAATCACGCCGGCAGCCTTCAGCTCGTCGCGGATGCGGTCGGATTCGGCCCAGTTCTTGTTCTTGCGGGCGTCGAGGCGCTGCGCGATCAGCGCGTCGATCTGTTCGTTGCTGAGGCCGTCGGCCGAGCCCGCCTGCAGGAAGGCCTGCGGATCGCGTTGCAGGAAGCCGAGCAGGCCGGCCAGAGCCTTGAGCAGGCCGGCTTCGGCGGCCGATTGCGTGCGGTTCACCTCGTTGGCCAGTTCGAACAGCACTGATACCGCTTCGGGCGTGGCGAAGTCGTCGTTCATCGCGGCCTGGAAGCGCTTGGCGTATTCGTTGCTCCAGTCGATCTCGACCGCAGCTGCAGGCACGTTCTTGAGCGCCGTGTAGAGGCGCGTCAGCGCGTGCTTGGCGTCGTCCAGATGGACGTCGGAATAGTTGAGCGGGCCGCGGTAGTGCGTGCGCAACATGAGGAAGCGCACGACTTCGGCATCGTACTGGGCCAGCACGTCGCGGATCGTGAAGAAATTACCGAGCGACTTCGACATCTTCTCGTTGTCGACGTTGAGGAAGCCGTTGTGCATCCAGTAGTTGACATAGGTATGGCCGTGCGCGCCCTCGGCCTGGGCAATTTCGTTCTCGTGGTGCGGGAACTGCAGGTCCTGCCCGCCACCGTGGATGTCGAAATGCTCGCCCAGGTGATGGCAGCTCATCACCGAGCATTCGATGTGCCAGCCGGGGCGGCCTGCGCCCCAGGGGCTGTCCCAGGACGGCTCGCCCGGCTTCGATGCCTTCCACAGCACGAAATCGAGTGGGTCGCGCTTGTGCGGGTCGACATCGACGCGCTCGCCCGCGCGCAGGTCGTCGAGCGATTTGCCCGACAGCTTGCCGTAGCCCGCGAAGCCATGCACCGAGTAGTAGACGTCGCCGTTGTCGGCCGGGTAGGCGAGGCCGTTGGCGATCAACTGCTCGATCATCGTGATCATGCCCTGCACATGCTGGGTGGCGCGCGGCTCGTGGTCGGGTTTTTGCACGCCGAGCGCGGCGGCGTCTTCGTCCATGTACTGGATGAAACGGCCGGTCAGCGCCTCGATGGTTTCCTGGTTTTCCGCCGCGCGCTTGATGATCTTGTCGTCGATGTCGGTGATGTTGCGTACATAGTTGACCGCGTAGCCGCTGGTGCGCAGCCAGCGCTGCACCATATCGAACACCACCATGACCCGTGCGTGGCCAAGGTGACAGTAGTCGTACACCGTCATGCCACACACGTACATATTGACCTTGCCGGGCGTGATCGGGGTAAAGACTTCTTTCTGGCGGGACAGCGAGTTGTGGATGTGGAGCATGGTGTTCCTTGAGCGGCTATTCTGTAACGGAGCCGGGCGATGATGGTGCCGGGCCGGTCTCGTATTCTAGCAAATCTTGCCGTCTTGCTTGAACGCCGGCCGCAATTGGGCATGTTCCTTGCTGGACTAAAACTTCTCTGGGCTTGATCCAGGTAAAAATGTGGTGACCGGGTTCTGTTAAGATCGAGGGAACGATATGACATACAGGAGCGGCGCATGGGCCCGCACTATCTGAGTTGTTTGTTTGCGCCGGGATCGGTGGCGGTGATTGGCGCGAGTGAGAGCGCCGGTTCGCTCGGCGACGTGGTGACGCGCAATCTGCAGGCTGCCAAGTATCAGGGCAAGATCTACGCGGTGAACAAGCATCACCGCACCGTGCACGGGCTACCCGTGCACCATCATGTGCAGGATATCGACGGGCCGGTGGACCTGGCCGTCATCGCCACACCGGGCGAAGTGCTCGCCGATGTGGTGGCCGATTGCGTGAAGAAGCGCGTCAAGGCCGCGGTGATCCTGTCGCAGGGCCTGATCATGGCCGACCACGAGCATGCCCAGGCGCTCAACCGGGCGCGTGAGTTGGCGCGCAAGGGCGGGCTCAGGCTGCTGGGGCCCAATCTGTTCGGCATCATGCGGCCGGCGCTGGGGCTCAACGCCACGGACTATGTCGGTGCCATCAGGCCGGGCAACCTGGCGCTCGTGTCGCAATCGACGGCGCTGTCCACGGCAATCCTCGACTGGGCCGAGACCAACGACGTGGGCCTGTCCAGCGTCGTGTCGCTGGGCGCGACGGTGGACGTGGATTTCGGTGAGGTGCTCGATTTCCTCGTCAACGACCCGCAGACGCGCGGCATTCTGCTCTACATCGAGGGCATCCGCGACGCGCGCGTGTTCATGAGCGCCTTGCGCGCCGCCTCGCGCACCAAGCCGGTGATCGTGATCAAGGCCGGGCGCAATGGCATGGTGCTGCAAAGCCCGCATACGCACAGCGGCGCCATGGTGGGGCGCGATGATGCGTTCGAAGCGTGCATCCGCCGTGCCGGCGCGGTGCGCGTGCGCAGCGTGGCCGACCTGTTTGCCGCCGCGCGCGTGCTGACCTCCAACTACCGCGCCACCGGGCCGCGCCTGGCCATCATCACCAATGGCGCCGGGCCCGGCGTGATGGCGGCCGATCGCATGTCGGACCTGCACGTGCGCATGGCCAAGCTCAAGGATGAGACCATCGCCCAGCTCGACAAGGCGCTGCCGGCATCCTGGTCGCGCGCCAATCCGGTCGATATCATTGGTGACGCGCCGCCCGAGCGCTTTGAAGCCGCAACGCGCGCCTGCCTGGCCGACGGCAACGTCGACGGCGTGGTGGTCATCTACACCCCGCAAATCCATACCGACGCCGAGGCTACGGCCCGCGTCATGGCCAAGCTGCGAGGCGAGTTTAACAAGCCGCTGCTGCTGGTTTGGATGGGGGAAGGCAAGGTGCAGGCCGCGCGGCGGGTGTTTGCCGAGCACAAGCTCGCCCATTACCGTACGCCTGAGAACGCAATCGAGGTGTTCTGGGCGCTGGCCGTCTACCAGCGCAACCAGAAGCTGTTGCTGCAGGTGCCCGGGCCGCTCGCCCACAAGGAAGACCCGCCACAGCTCGACGAGGCGCGGGCGCTGATCGACCGTGTGCTCGATTCCGGGCGGCAGGTCATGGCGAGCCACGAGGCGCTGCAGCTGCTGTCGTATTTCCATATCCCGATCGCGACCAGCATCCCGGCGGAGAATCAGGACCAGGCCGTGGCGATCGCCGAGCAGCTCGGCTACCCGGTGGCGCTCAAGATCAACTCGACCGACATCCTCTACAAGACCGACGTCAACGGCGTGGTGCTCGGCCTCAAGAATGCCGAGGCGGTACGCGACGCGTTTCGCCTGATCGTCGACGGCGCGCGCCTGCGCCGGCCCGACGCCAAGATCAACGGCGTCACCGTGCAGCCGATGGTGCGCCTGCGCCATGGCCGCGAGCTGATGGTCGGCGTCACGCACGACCCGGTGTTCGGGCCGCTGGTGGCGTTTGGCTCTGGCGGCATCACGGTCGAGATCATCAACGACCGCATGGTGGCGTTGCCGCCGCTCAACGATTTCCTGGCCGAGAAGATGATCCAGGGCACCCGCGTCAGCCGCCTGCTACACGAGTTCCGCAATCTGCCTGCGGCACGTATCGATGCCGTGAAGAGTGTGCTGCTGCGCGTCTCGGAAATGGTGTGCGAGCTGCCGCAGATCCGCGAGATGGACATCAACCCCTTCCTCGCCGACGAGAACGGGGTCGTGGCGCTCGACGCGCGCATCGTGCTGGCCCCGTATTCGACGATGGGCGGGCGCTACGGCCACATGGCGATCCACCCTTACCCGGCCGATCTGATCTCGGCCGCTACGCTGAAGGATGGCACGATCGTCAACGTCCGCCCGATGCGCCCGGAAGACGCGGAGCTGCAGCAGATCTTCGTGCGCGGCCTGTCCGAGGAATCGCGCTACAACCGCTTCATGAACACCATGAAGCAGCTGCCCGACAGCTTGCTGATACGCCTCACCCAGCTCGACTACGCGCGTGAGCTCGCGCTGATCGGCTATATCGTGGACGAGAACGGCCAGGAGCGGCAGATCGGTGTCAGCCGCTTTGCCGCCAACCCCGATGGCGAGTCGTGCGAGTTCGCGCTGGTGGTAGCGGACGACTGGCAGGGCAAGGGGGTGGGCTCGCTGTTGATGAACCGGCTATTCGACGCGGCGCGGCTCAAGGGGCTCAAGGTCATCGAAGGGGAAATCTTCGCCGCCAACAGCAATATGCTCAAGCTGATGGAAAGGCTCGGTTTTGCGATCCGCAACCATGAGGAGGACGCGGCGTTGCGTCGCGCCATCAAAACCCTGTAAAAAAAGTGGAGG
Coding sequences within it:
- the lptB gene encoding LPS export ABC transporter ATP-binding protein, coding for MSHLVVKSLKKVYKSRTVVRDVSLNIDSGEVVGLLGPNGAGKTTSFYMIVGLVPTDGGDIELDGQQITHLPIHRRARMGLSYLPQEASIFRKLTVEQNIQAILELRERDKAAIENQLEALLHDLHIAHLRDSAAVSLSGGERRRVEIARALASNPRFILLDEPFAGVDPIAVLDIQKIIRFLKSRGIGVLITDHNVRETLGICDRAYIINDGSVLAAGKPDEIVYNECVRKVYLGEHFRL
- a CDS encoding RNA polymerase factor sigma-54, giving the protein MKQSLQLKLSQHLALTPQLQQSIKLLQLSTLDLNQEIERFLQENPMLERADEPGSAPDMPSPQEFSSEGASQPSDTPAEEPQGSNEDFSSDDWGEPSYASAPRDDDDDSDYQQQTADVPTLREYLEDQLRLMQLETRDRALVSVLIDNLDEGGFLPVPLEEILETLPEELEVELDELRIALHHLQNLEPVGIGARSIAECLVLQLSGMPNTPSVRTALQIAEKHLDLLASKDYTRLKKLLGCDDAALKDAQTIIRNLNPRPGAEFAQSENRYIVPDVVVKQVKGIWTASLNGAAMPKLKINRMYANILQQHRDNGGSQLAMQLQEAKWLIKNVEQRFDTILRVAQAIVDRQYRFFEHGEVAMRPLVLRDIAEALDLHESTISRVTTQKFMLTPRGIFELKYFFGSHVETDAGGECSAIAIKALIKQLVGGEDQKKPLSDSVISDLLAKQGIVVARRTIAKYREAMQIPPVNQRKSL
- the raiA gene encoding ribosome-associated translation inhibitor RaiA, which encodes MNLNLSGHHLEITPAIRDYVISKLDRVTRHFDHVIDVNVVLSVDKLQQKIDVNVHLRGKDIHVEATDEDMYAAIDALADKLDRQVLKYKEKFQERRHDGGIKHQQLGEMAEEE
- a CDS encoding PTS sugar transporter subunit IIA; translated protein: MSLLIKKILPAENVFFDLDVASKKRVFEQVGLLFENNNNIGRSTVFDALFAREKLGSTGLGHGVAVPHGRVKGLKEAIGAFVKLKQAIPFDAPDGKPVGLLFVWLVPETATDLHLQLLSELADMFSHKLFREKLEQATDAAEAHRLIMGWEPYAPN
- the hprK gene encoding HPr(Ser) kinase/phosphatase, whose product is MPQISVQQLYDDNAKKMQLTWVAGTAGAGNLLTNDIVQKPTLALVGHLNFVHPNRVQVLGVAEMDYLRALDGNVLRTSIEHLFSNQMAAMIVANGERVPQVLVDACESASVPLFSSPEKSPYLMDVLRFYLSKALAVSTVLHGVFLDVLEVGVLITGDSAMGKSELALELISRGHGLVADDAVEVFRVAPEILEGRCPPMLRDFLEVRGLGILNIKAIFGETAVRPKKTLKLIIHLQKANPENMVMLDRLASHEATQDVLGVPVRRVMLPVAAGRNLAVLVEAAVRNYILQLRGLDSTKEFIERQQRYMESGEGMN
- the rapZ gene encoding RNase adapter RapZ → MQLILITGLSGSGKSVALKMLEDSGYYCIDNLPTVFLPDIASYLCTEGNEKIAISVDVRGGPSIDALPQQLDALRAQGVDVRLLFLEAKQDALVKRFSETRRRHPLAISTLTVTEAISLEREMLARVGDLGHRIDTSDLNANALRNWVKTFVELDQSRVTLIVESFGFKHGIPLDADLVFDVRCLPNPHYDPVLRPLTGRDQPVIDFLLAHEEVEAMYLDIETYVARWLPCFIKDNRSYLTVAIGCTGGQHRSVYMAERLSKRFAGEQQVMVRHRELP
- a CDS encoding surface-adhesin E family protein, whose product is MAGAALGSGRRALLSVDRLCLALLLFVCPDMVAAADWLAMRTTADTHLHSLDKSRLLIDGEEITYWRRVVFTQPQLSRHGQAGSALFYERLDCARHTLQMKNWLLYDQAGKLIDQAAEPDREPSPIVPDSLADSLEQTLCRMIGSKRPVPGMDSAGQPSVQVGSNGRQPEAGPAGEPVPTPR